The genomic DNA CATTAATTGTATTAATTGCTCTCACATCTTGTTGTTTCCATCATCCATGTGGGTATAAGAAGGTATACATGTTTGAACTCAAAGCAAGTTATAAAAAAACAGATGTGGTGTGGTTATAGAGAATGGAGTTTGAGAAAGATTGAAAGAGATGTAGCACTGTCCTATTAGTGTTATCAGTATTCAACTACCAGTCAATCCGGTGCAAACCATTAGGTGATCTAACCATTCATAAACGTTAAAATTAACTACTACCATAAAATATAGTAacctgtaaaataatttttagttgtCGTTATTCTCATACCCAAAATgttctataaattataaagtCACGTTGAAGGCGTCGATGAGTTTACTTCTCACGAAAATGAGATCTTTTACATAGGAACACATGAAAATCATTATTAGTATCGTCAACTAATGCAGTTGGGTTATTACCTAGatgatcataaaaataatcaaaagtgTCATCATATGCGATACGTTCATGTTCAATAATCATGTTGTGTAATATGATGCATATGTATCTAAAGTACAGACTGTTTGTTGATTTGCTATACAAGGAGAATTGCCACCATTTCGCATAAAATTGGATTAAGATTAATTATTGTGTTTGGGGTTGATTGACAAGTGAAATGTGTAGAAGAAAAAAGTCACAGAGGTAAAGTAATTGTTTAATTAAGTAAACGATCTATAAATATCTAAAATTTCGTTTTTAGTCTatgtaaaaaaatcatcatcatttcaCTCTTTGTAAACATTTTGTGTCAATATTCTTGGTGCttaaaaatgttaaagaaaTATATTGAAGAGActaaaaagacatttttttaagggttaaaaataaaattttggatatttattgagattgtttgtttaattaacAAAGAATAGTTTAAATTAGATTAGATGTGAATGAAAAATTATGAGTAAGTGAATGAttgatcttttttctttttttttgtgatggccggggtttgaaccccggaccttgcatattttatgcattgttcatacatgaggtaagctcacgaggaccatAGAGCTCTTGTTTTTTAAAGGGAATGGAACCGttgattttctttaaaaaaaaaatgttgatttgtTAATTATAGCCGTAAGTTGGacatatattttgattaaagaaaatcaaaatataaagaatGCGGTCAAATCTATGAATCGCGACCAAGCGTTCTGGTTGTGGAACGGAGGGGTCAAGTAGCGGCGAAAAGAGGACGCTTTAtccatgagagagagagagagagagagagagagggagggagggagagagagagttgtTTCTGGTTTCAGATATGAggaagaggagagagagagacaaaGGGGGGAAGAGAATATGGTGGGATTAAGATCTaatgttatttttgtaattatattcatattatcttttaactatttttttattttttttctttgttatttttgaccaatcaaaaaaggattaaatatattttttttgtctttataaatatatcaatttttcgttttagttctctaaaattttccttcaacttttagtccctagaAAATTTTCAAccactacttttggtccttatttttaagttaatttttgtaatctttaatgaaatttttcaaaaatgtgtagaaaattgtaaaaatctttcctaaaaaaattagaattttttaacaaaatataaatttgtaaccttaaaaaatataaaaattcatatttaattcatgtgaagtgaaaaaattcaaatttattttgaaagagattcttagaccatccacaatggtgGGTGTTTCACCTATTAAGCATCGGGCTAAATAGGCACCCCCATTGTGGAGTGATATTTATTGGTGTTTATAAAGAAGGATGTCTATATAAGcaccttctctctcttcattttatatgtgaatttcaattaatatttttcaatgaaataaatGAGTGTTTTGTAAATGTAATAATATTGAGTTATTAGTGGGgcatattaataaattttgttgtggTGCTGGGTTTGAGGAATTAAGTACTTATTAGgtattaacattaaaaaattataaaatgaatgatgtGTACATGTGGGACCCACTTAAGCGTCCAAATAGGGAAGCTCCATTGTAGATGGTCTTatgatattataaatttttctgcaaatttttattaaaaaaataaattctacaTATAAATTTATTACTTTAAAGGAGAtatcaaaagtaaaaatgaattattcaaaaaaaaaaaagtaaaaatgaaaataatttagagattaaaagttgaagaaatcttttaaagagaataaaatgaaaaattgacaaaaaaaaaatggcactaAATGATCGTCCAactatcattattttttatttttttttgagaaacatttttttgaaattcaaaaggaCAAAAGCAGAATTGAGTAACCATTTCCCTCTCTATCTCTTTCTCGTGCGATTCTCCTCCGTCACATTCACAAACAGGTTCGCACGACTCCTTCTGCTTCGCAATTCCTCGTCGTCGTTTACGCGGCTTCTAACAGATTCAAATTTCAGATATTCTCATAAATGGATCAAAATCAGAAACGGGAGCACGAATGGTCGATTAACGACTTCGAGATCGGAAAGCCACTCGGTAGAGGCAAATTCGGCAGAGTCTATGTTGCCAGAGAAGTCAAGGTACTCCCTCAATTTCCCCCCTTTTTCACTCTTTGTGTTTTTCATTATGCATGTGCTAAAAGTGTTTATTGTATTGTACAAATTGGTCATGAACTAAGCGTAATAGAGATGAGGATCTTGCGTTGGATGTGTGGTAAAATTTTACATGATGATAGAATTAGAGACTAGAGAGTGTTGGGGTAACACCTATTGTTGAAAAGATGTTTGAAATTTGGTTTAGGTGGCTTAGAGACTAGAGAGTGTTGGGGTAATCTGGAGTTCGGGTGTGAGGTATGTATGGTTTGACCAAAAATTGTTCCGCACAGGAATCAAATTTGGGTTCTCTCGAACGATACGTCCTTTGGTgaaactcattaaccacttgagctcaatcactttgttttggttgttgtACAAATTGGTCATGAAGAAGGTGAAGACATTTTTAATTCAACTCGCAAGTGTAATTAATTTGGCTTTAAATAGCTGCTGTGGTATGGTTATGGTTATGTCGTGATCCTAATAGCATTTTATAAATAGGTAATAAATTTTCAAAGACTAGACCTAATAGCATTTTTCTGGAATAGGATTGTATATTTAGGCAATGTTTGGTTAATAGCTTAAATAAACTATGTATACAATAGCTTATCTTATAAGAGTTTATGTATATAAGCTCTTTCTACCCTCACATGGAGAATGAGGctaaattacatatattttctGAATAAGTTGATACTTGGTTCCATAAGTTATATATTTGGGGCTTTAAAATTAAGTAGAAAACAAGTAATGagtaaaaatcataaaatatttctattaaCCTGTTTGATCACTTATGTAATTATTTGTATCATAAAATAAGTCAAAATAAGCTCTTGTTAACGCCCctttatcattttcaaatgtTCAGCGGCATCCAATAgatttttgatcttttttttcaGAGTAAATATGTGATTGCATTGAAGGTCATCTTTAAGGAACAACTAGAAAAGTATAACATTCTTCATCAACTGAGGAGGGAAATGGAGATACAGATCAGTCTTAAACATCCAAACATCTTGCGTCTATACGGTTGGTTTCATGATGCCGAGCGTGTTTACTTGATTCTTGAATATGCTCATAATGGTGAACTATACAAGGAGCTTCGCAAAAAAGGTCATTTCTCTGAGAAACAAGCTGCAACGGTAatcctttttttgtttgttgagtgTATGCCTATTTTGAAGAATTATCACCATGATGCTGTTTTGAACTTTGTTTTAACTAGAATCATGACTCATGACATGAGAATATGAAGGTTGTCTTTCCTGCTTACCTTTTCATAGCTATTGGATGCCTTCCTGCTTTTTATGCCATTCTAACAAACTATTATCATTGCTTTGACCTGGCCTTGTTTTGGAGGACGCCTAACTGTGTCTAAGTTATGGACGAACATTTTCATTGGTTCAAGGCATTTTGTTAGGtcgttttgtttggttttgacTTTAAAGAAAAGTTGCGAGAGAAAAAGAAGCCATGGTTTgttttagagaaattttttttttttgagaggttgTTTTAAGAGAAAGTTAGTAACATAATTGTTGCTTTATAAACTACACACACAcagagatagatagatatagagagagagagagagagagagagagagagagagagagagagagagagagagagagagatagagagagagctTTTGTTAATGCATCTTGCCTATGTAATatcttgatttttaattttgataagtTTCTCGTAGGCCGTATCTGTGTCCGATCGTATCCATATTATGATATCATTGATATGTCTATGATCATTTTGGCAGTTATGCtaaaagtaaaatttctaaGTAGGGATTACGTTATATTCTATCATTCTATACTTATTGTTTTTTGAAGTAAATCTTTGTAGTATACTGACTGTTTgtttatttcaaatttgaaaattttagtaCATTTTAAGCCTCACAAAGGCATTGGCATATTGTCACGAGAAGCATGTTATTCACAGAGATATCAAGCCTGAAAATCTGTTGCTTGACCAtgaggtattttttttattctttttcctaTTTTATTTCCCTTTTCTAGTGCTaacaatgcatatatttttgtttgctcTGTCGATGATGGTAGCACAATCTAAAGAATTCAGTAACCTTCATAATGTTAAGCATAAAACATTTTGCAGTACATTTCAATCCTTTTTTATAATCTTTATTGTAGATATCAATTGGGAGTTCGTTTTAGCCGGTTGATCATAcaattatatttgaattttgaggGAACTTGTACAACTAATTTGATCATAGCTTGTTTACAGGGTCGTCTTAAGATTGCAGACTTTGGTTGGTCTGTACaatctgtaaaaaaaagaaagacaatGTGTGGAACATTGGATTATTTAGCTCCTGAAATGGTAGAAAACAAAGGTCATGATTATGCAGTTGATAACTGGACTCTGGGTATTCTTTGTTATGAGTTCCTCTATGGTGTTCCTCCATTTGAGGCTGAGAGTCAAGAAGATACCTTCAAAAGGTATGGAATGTGAAGGGCATGGCCGCATGAGAGTTGCATGTATATAGTAAACTAAATCGCTtccaatatatatatgtaatgtAAATGCATTTGAATTTGTGCAGGATAAGAGATGTTGATCTGAACTTCCCTCCTACCCCTCATGTTTCTAAGAATGCCAAAAATCTGATAAGTCGGGTATGATTGTTCTACATTATATCTATCTACATTTACATATCCATGATTAGGCTGTTTTTCTTACTGCTATACGTAAATTTGTGCAGCTACTGGTAAAAGATTCTTCAAAAAGGCTCCCACTTCAGAAGATAATGGAGCATCCTTGGATAAAAGAGAATGCAAACCATACGGGTGTCTGCGAGTAGAACCAACCCTTGTTACGACGACTTTTTACATGTGGTGTCCAATTCATATGATAGCCAGACTCTTGATTTTGGTTTACAGCAAAACATGTCACGTTAATTCACAATCTCACTACTATAAATACTTTTAGAATGTATGTAAATCAAGGTAAGATTTGCCCCTCTATTATTCCAATTTCAAATGGTCACTATGTTTGCTCATTTTGAACCACAAATGAGAAGTATAGATCCAAATTATTTCAGCACCTGTGACTTCTTTTCTAATGTGGAAACCAAACTTGATCGAATCATATCAGACCAGACTTTGCTCAAACCAAATCTTTCCAAACTTTAGATCCGTGCCAGACCAAAAGTCATGAATatgatttggtttggttgttAGGATTTAGGTATTGGCCTGGTAAATGTGGTTTTTTAGATTCCGCACCTCATGTGTGTTTGGTTGCTCAAGAGTTTGATTGACTTAGCATTAGAGTTACGTTAGTTTGTGGATGGGGAATGTCCCAAAACTCTTTTAACTttatgtttgtatttttatttttctaaatgaCAGATGTTAATTAGTTGttgaattaatatttattgatttgtcCGAGTTTGAATTTGGATATCCGACTCCTTATCTCTTAACTCAAACTAGTTTTGTTTCTATCTTTTCTGTGTTTTTCttgaataaatttgttttttaccGTAAAAAGATTCAATGtttcaattgaaaaatatttttttagaatgtgGATTTTAAACCCACTTGGGTTAGCCCAGTGGCATTGGTTTGGGACTTGGGAGTGCGCTCCTCCTCAAggtttcaggttcgattctctctggtgccaatttggATGGATTAAtttagcttattcaaaaaaaaatgtggattTTAAAATAAGATGTCATTAAggttcaaaatcaaagaatcttgatATGATTAGGGGAAtctcaaactatttttttacaagGGGTAGATCAAAATTCGTTCAAATGGCGAGGGGGGAAACATTATTTAACCCTTGATAAAATAGGATGACCAATAGGGATATAAGtctcttttttaaaatgtaGATTCAAGGTTTAAATAATACTTCCTCAAAGTATATGAGGTTTTGATCATTTAACTCAAattaaaaagtgtaattaatattgcatgTGAACGAgaaattataagtcattttgcaaaattattCACTATtggtatgagaaagataaattaaaaagaaaaaaggtaataaatagTTGACAGTATAATATAAaaagtagtattttttttttggtaacaataAAAAGTAgtatttaatgttttattgatattgtaaagtgatttataatttttggacaaatattttaagttttaagttCGGTCTTGTAGATGAAAAAATACATTGTTGAAAGAAGAGATCACACTACAACTACATTTCTCACATTTCTTGTTAGACTACTTGTAAACAAAGTTGGTGATACTTCACACTAATAATGGGTttgtttatacattttttttgtgaaaattgtttttttcaaaaaataataatttctagAAGTTTTcatctatttattatattatatgaaaaaaaaggtgcacaaacacaaaattattatcataatcattttaattttttttttactagtttCTTTTAAAGATTACtatcaataatttttaataaccaccgaataactttttttttaagaaccaccaaataactttatttattttaaaaaaaaaaaatcttttgtcaaaatcaatttgttctataatcactttttttttatcattaagcaaaaaaagaaaaaaaaaaaattctacatacTAGTCCTTGTTCTTAACTTTCCTCCAAAATCAAATAACCTCAGCTGCATACACTACCCTAATCTTCACCATCTCTCTTCCTTCCTACACTAATCAAACACACACTGCAATTCAATTCAAGTTAATCCATTCCCCCttatcaatttcattttcattttccatAACCCATTTTCCCAAATTTTCAATTTCCCCCTTTCCCCTTTCATTCCATTTTTCCTCATTTTCTCGAGAAAATCAAACAGAAAATTACATAACAATTttcttgttgttttgttttttcaggTGAAGGAGTGAATCGAATATGTCGAGTGCTGTAGATGCTGCTGGAAACCCGATCCCAACATCAGCGGTGTTGATGGCATCTTCGAAGCACATTGGGCTAAGATGTCATTCGGAGAATCTGGAGTTTCTGAAATGTAAGAAGAAAGATCAGAATCCTGAAAAGTGCCTTGATAAGGGACGTGATGTTACTCGCTGTGTCCTTGGACTGTGAGTTTCGcataatctttttatttattttttaataaaaatgttatttttgtttaattttgttttgtttgatgattTCTTTTATGTGATCAATGATTCATGGATTTGAATGTGTTTGTTTGGTTGAATAAAATGGAGGTGACTAGAGTAGGGATGAGGTTCTGAAAACTAGTTTTATTGGGTCCGTTTggatttgcttattttttagcttatgcaaaacaaattatgcaaataaataagcttttatgtattattcataagtttgTCATGTCAAGgtaggtagtttatgaaaaaacagcttatgaaaatacaatttttgtttGTGAGAACTTATGAGTCAgttaacataaaagcttatttatttgcatatgctatttttcataagcttaaaaataagtcaatccaaacgggccCTTAATTTATGTTATGTCTTTGAATTTTGGGTTGGCTTGTAAGGTGACGAATATCTCTTACTAATAAACACATTTTCAACCATATTTCATCCAATGGGATTCTCAAAACACACCCTCTCGCCCAGGATTGATTGGATATCTAGAGCATAACCTGAGTGGCTCAATAGTGGGTGGTCCAATAGATCTTGGATAGACTTTGAGTATGAGAAGATAGAAGATAGAATTGTATTACTAAGATACTTAAGCACCATTTCTGTATTCTGCTGCTgttctgtattttttttaatatttttgactATTT from Medicago truncatula cultivar Jemalong A17 chromosome 8, MtrunA17r5.0-ANR, whole genome shotgun sequence includes the following:
- the LOC11446214 gene encoding serine/threonine-protein kinase Aurora-3 gives rise to the protein MDQNQKREHEWSINDFEIGKPLGRGKFGRVYVAREVKSKYVIALKVIFKEQLEKYNILHQLRREMEIQISLKHPNILRLYGWFHDAERVYLILEYAHNGELYKELRKKGHFSEKQAATYILSLTKALAYCHEKHVIHRDIKPENLLLDHEGRLKIADFGWSVQSVKKRKTMCGTLDYLAPEMVENKGHDYAVDNWTLGILCYEFLYGVPPFEAESQEDTFKRIRDVDLNFPPTPHVSKNAKNLISRLLVKDSSKRLPLQKIMEHPWIKENANHTGVCE
- the LOC11444585 gene encoding NADH dehydrogenase [ubiquinone] 1 alpha subcomplex subunit 8-B encodes the protein MSSAVDAAGNPIPTSAVLMASSKHIGLRCHSENLEFLKCKKKDQNPEKCLDKGRDVTRCVLGLLKDLHQKCTKEMDDYVGCMYYHTNEFDLCRKEQEAFEKKCSLE